A DNA window from Malus domestica chromosome 12, GDT2T_hap1 contains the following coding sequences:
- the LOC139189898 gene encoding uncharacterized protein, translating to MANLAKLDFAALDITRKNYLTWVLDTKIHLEAANLGDTIKEESSSSSQDRAKAMIFIRRHLDEALKSEYLTVEDPLALWNALRSRYNHQTTVILPKARYDWTHLRIQDFKSVAEYNSALFRITSQMKLCGDTITEEMLLEKTFSTFHASNMVLQQQYRARGFTEYNQLISVLLVAEQNNELLMKNHNSRPTGSAPFPEVNVASLERNTISSRGNNYKRGRGHKQGRWKGKSKNHGVQFHNQVPRNNPGPSFKNTNRQKGKAHVNTPRSHEGGCHRCGGNGHWARTCRTPKHLVELYQASFKEKGVEINFLDQAKPMETPDPVTNLLGQLNTTHLDATDFINERGNEVYGSD from the coding sequence atggcaaacttggcaaagcttgattttgctgccctggacattactAGAAAGAATTACCTTACATGGGTattggataccaagatccatctggaagcagcaaatcttggagataccatcaaGGAAGAAAGCagctcatcctctcaagatcgggcaaaggccatgatttttattcgtcgtcatcttgatgaggcactaaagagcgagtacttaacggttgaagatccgttagccCTTTGGAATGCCTTGAGaagcagatacaatcaccagacaacggtgattcttccaaaagcTCGCTATGACTGGACACACCTgaggatccaggatttcaaatcagtggctgagtacaattcggcgttgttcagaattacctctcagatgaaaCTCTGTGGGGATACTATCACTGAGGAGATGTtattggaaaagactttcagcacattccaCGCCTCTAACATGGTACTGCAACAACAGTATAGAGCGCgaggcttcactgaatacaaccagctgatatctgtgctcctggtagctgaacagaacaatgagcttctcatgaaaaaccataattcccgacctactggatcagcaccgttcccagaagtgaatgttgCTTCCCTTGAAAGGAATACCATATCCTCTCgtggcaataattacaaacgaggacgtggccacaagcAAGGTCGGTGGAAAGGGAAaagcaagaaccatggtgtccagtttcacaaccaggttccaaggAATAATCCAGGCCCGAGCTTTAAAAATACCAATCGCCAGAAAGGAAAAGCTCATGTGAACACTCCTAGAAGTCATGAAGGAggttgccataggtgtggtggcaacggacattgggcgcgtacttgtcgcaccccaaagcatctggtggaactatatcaagcctccttcaaggaaaagggtgtcgagatcaatttccttgaccaggctaaaccaatggaAACCCCTGATCCAGTGACCAATTTATTAGGACAGTTAAACACAACCCACCTGGATGCTACAGACTTTATTaatgaaagagggaatgaagtttatgggtccgattga